The Equus przewalskii isolate Varuska chromosome 5, EquPr2, whole genome shotgun sequence genome window below encodes:
- the NEUROD4 gene encoding neurogenic differentiation factor 4 has product MAKTYVKPKEMTELVNTPSWMDKGLGSQNEMKEEERRSAVYGILGSLAEEHDSIEEEDDEEEDGEKPKRRGPKKKKMTKARLERFRARRVKANARERTRMHGLNDALDNLRRVMPCYSKTQKLSKIETLRLARNYIWALSEVLETGQTPEGKGFVEMLCKGLSQPTSNLVAGCLQLGSQSVLLEKHEEKSPICDSAISVHNFNYQSPGLPSPPYGHMETHLINLKPPVFKNLGESSFGSHPPDCSTPPYEAPLTPPLSISGNFSLKQDGSPDLDKSYSFMPHYPSSSLSSGHVHSTAFQAGTPRYDVPIDMSYDSYPHHGIGAQLNTIFTD; this is encoded by the coding sequence ATGGCAAAAACTTATGTGAAACCCAAGGAGATGACAGAGTTGGTCAATACACCATCATGGATGGACAAAGGGCTGGGCTCTCAGAATGAgatgaaagaggaggagagaagatcAGCTGTTTATGGGATTCTTGGCAGCTTAGCTGAAGAGCATGACAGTATTGAGGAAGaagatgatgaagaagaagatggagagaagccTAAGAGAAGAGGtcccaagaaaaagaagatgacaaAAGCTCGTCTTGAGAGATTTAGGGCTCGAAGAGTCAAGGCCAATGCTAGAGAACGGACCCGGATGCATGGCCTGAATGACGCCCTGGACAACCTGAGGAGAGTCATGCCATGTTACTCTAAGACTCAAAAGCTCTCCAAGATAGAGACTCTTAGACTGGCCAGGAACTATATTTGGGCTTTGTCTGAGGTCCTGGAAACTGGACAGACACCTGAAGGGAAAGGCTTTGTAGAGATGCTCTGTAAAGGGCTCTCTCAGCCCACAAGCAACCTGGTGGCTGGATGCCTCCAACTTGGCTCTCAGTCTGTCCTCCTGGAGAAGCATGAGGAGAAATCTCCTATTTGTGACTCTGCCATCTCTGTCCACAACTTCAACTACCAATCTCCTGGGCTTCCCAGCCCTCCTTATGGCCATATGGAAACACATCTTATTAATCTGAAACCCCCAGTATTCAAGAATTTGGGAGAATCATCCTTTGGGAGCCATCCACCTGACTGTAGCACACCACCTTATGAGGCTCCACTTACTCCACCCCTGAGCATCAGTGGGAACTTCTCCTTGAAGCAAGATGGCTCTCCTGACCTGGATAAATCCTACAGCTTCATGCCACATTACCCCTCTTCAAGTCTAAGCTCAGGACATGTGCATTCAACTGCCTTTCAGGCTGGTACTCCCCGCTATGATGTTCCCATAGATATGTCCTATGATTCCTACCCCCACCAtggcattggggcccaactcaatACAATCTTTACTGATTAG